Proteins from one Parasteatoda tepidariorum isolate YZ-2023 chromosome 4, CAS_Ptep_4.0, whole genome shotgun sequence genomic window:
- the LOC107437206 gene encoding zinc finger CCCH domain-containing protein 14-like: MSLPKDNKILAAIKPLQQTKRKAVADNSSRSKSMKADPETEKIQQAPRCRFFPKCRMGQKCHFQHPTCKYNAACRNPKCIYRHIGPRKIELFDNKENVRPNSFQLLLEKLEKQKPNPYKWVKPKDDAVKNDVP; encoded by the exons atgtcaCTGCCCAAGGATAATAA aatcttAGCAGCTATTAAACCACTGCAACAGACAAAGAGAAAAGCTGTTGCAGACAACTCTAGCAGGAGCAAAAGTATGAAAGCTGATCCTGAAACAGAGAAAATTCAGCAAGCTCCCAGGTGCCGATTCTTTCCTAAGTGCCGCATGGGACAAAAGTGCCACTTTCAGCATCCAACCTGTAAGTATAATGCCGCATGCAGGAATCCGAAATGCATCTACCGACACATTGGCCCAAGAAAAATAGAACTCTTTGATAACAAGGAAAACGTGCGACCCAACAGTTTCCAATTGCTGCTTGAAAAATTGGAAAAGCAGAAGCCAAATCCATACAAATGGGTAAAACCTAAAGATGATGCCGTTAAGAACGATGTACCATAG